In Arthrobacter sp. SLBN-83, one DNA window encodes the following:
- a CDS encoding DUF3592 domain-containing protein has product MKTILYIVWALFVAAAIFSLVYAARRTKRQQQQMAAWPKAQATVTGSATGWTSGAGGSSRNLRYYPTYQFTDPQGTLFMGKSEVSTVEQPAPGSLIEVAYNPANPNESLQVSSEPRTVMGCLIAFFAVFAVVSFWFIGVFPLG; this is encoded by the coding sequence ATGAAAACCATCCTGTACATCGTGTGGGCGCTGTTTGTTGCTGCCGCCATATTTTCGCTGGTCTACGCGGCACGGAGGACTAAGCGCCAACAGCAGCAGATGGCAGCGTGGCCCAAGGCGCAGGCTACCGTCACCGGCAGCGCCACGGGATGGACCAGTGGCGCGGGCGGCTCGAGCAGAAACCTGCGCTACTACCCCACCTACCAGTTCACCGATCCGCAGGGCACCCTCTTCATGGGCAAGTCAGAGGTCTCAACGGTTGAGCAGCCGGCGCCGGGCTCTCTGATCGAGGTGGCCTACAACCCGGCCAACCCGAACGAGTCGCTCCAGGTTTCCTCGGAACCGCGTACCGTGATGGGCTGCCTAATTGCGTTTTTCGCCGTCTTTGCCGTGGTTTCGTTCTGGTTTATCGGCGTCTTTCCGCTGGGTTAG
- a CDS encoding ATP-dependent Clp protease ATP-binding subunit — MFERFTDRARRVVVLAQEEARMLNHNYIGTEHILLGLIHEGEGVAAKALESLSISLDGVREQVQEIIGQGQQAPSGHIPFTPRAKKVLELSLREALQLGHNYIGTEHILLGLIREGEGVAAQVLVKLGADLNRVRQQVIQLLSGYQGKETTGAGVGGGQPEGAPAGSVVLDQFGRNLTQAARENKLDPVIGREQEMERVMQVLSRRTKNNPVLIGEPGVGKTAVVEGLAQAIVRGDVPETIRDKQLYTLDLGSLVAGSRYRGDFEERLKKVLKEIRTRGDIILFIDEIHTLVGAGAAEGAIDAASILKPMLARGELQTIGATTLDEYRKHIEKDAALERRFQPIQVKEPSVAHAIEILKGLRDRYEAHHRVTITDGALASAASLAERYISDRFLPDKAIDLIDEAGARLRIRRMTAPPELKAMDERIAKLKMEKESAIDAQDFEGAASLRDKEQKMISERAEKERNWKSGGMDDISEVDEDLIAEVLANSTGIPVFKLTEEESSRLLKMEEELHKRVVGQDEAIKALSQAIRRTRAGLKDPKRPGGSFIFAGPTGVGKTELAKALAEFLFGEEDALITLDMSEYSEKHTVSRLFGAPPGYVGYEEGGQLTEKVRRRPFSVVLFDEVEKAHADLFNSLLQILEDGRLTDSQGRVVDFKNTVIIMTTNLGTRDISKSVATGFQSGTDTQTGYNRMRARVTEELKQHFRPEFLNRVDDVVVFPQLTQDEIIEIVDLFVTRLEKRLKDKDMGIELTKAAKVLLATRGYDPAMGARPLRRTIQREIEDQLSEKILFGEIHTGDIVVVDVEGEGDDAKFTFAGNAKPRIPEIAPSV, encoded by the coding sequence ATGTTTGAGCGATTTACGGACCGTGCCCGTCGCGTAGTTGTGCTTGCCCAAGAAGAGGCACGCATGCTGAACCACAATTACATCGGTACCGAACACATCCTCTTGGGTCTGATCCATGAGGGTGAGGGCGTTGCCGCCAAAGCTCTTGAGTCCTTGAGCATTTCGCTCGACGGCGTTCGCGAGCAGGTGCAGGAGATCATCGGGCAGGGCCAGCAGGCCCCCTCCGGTCACATCCCCTTCACCCCCCGTGCCAAGAAGGTACTGGAGCTCTCGCTGCGCGAAGCCCTGCAGCTGGGCCACAACTACATCGGCACCGAGCACATCCTGCTCGGCCTGATCCGCGAAGGTGAAGGCGTTGCCGCCCAGGTTCTGGTCAAGCTCGGCGCCGACCTTAACCGGGTCCGCCAGCAGGTCATCCAGCTCCTCTCCGGTTACCAGGGCAAGGAAACCACCGGCGCAGGCGTCGGCGGCGGACAGCCCGAAGGCGCACCCGCCGGTTCCGTGGTCCTGGACCAGTTCGGCCGCAACCTGACCCAGGCTGCGCGCGAGAACAAGCTGGACCCGGTCATCGGCCGCGAGCAGGAAATGGAACGCGTCATGCAGGTCCTTTCCCGCCGTACCAAGAACAACCCTGTCCTCATCGGCGAGCCCGGCGTCGGCAAGACCGCCGTCGTCGAAGGCCTTGCCCAGGCCATTGTGCGCGGCGACGTCCCGGAGACCATCCGCGACAAGCAGCTGTACACCCTGGACCTCGGTTCCCTGGTGGCAGGCTCCCGCTACCGCGGTGACTTCGAAGAGCGCCTCAAGAAGGTCCTCAAGGAGATCCGCACCCGTGGCGACATCATCCTGTTCATCGACGAGATCCACACCCTGGTGGGTGCCGGTGCAGCCGAAGGTGCCATCGACGCAGCCTCGATCCTGAAGCCCATGCTGGCCCGCGGCGAGCTGCAGACCATCGGTGCCACCACGCTGGATGAGTACCGCAAGCACATCGAGAAGGACGCCGCGCTGGAGCGCCGCTTCCAGCCGATCCAGGTCAAGGAACCCTCCGTGGCACACGCCATCGAGATCCTCAAGGGCCTGCGCGACCGGTACGAGGCACACCACCGCGTAACCATCACCGACGGTGCCCTGGCCTCGGCCGCCAGCCTCGCAGAGCGCTACATCTCGGACCGCTTCCTCCCGGACAAGGCGATCGACCTGATCGACGAAGCCGGCGCCCGGCTGCGCATCCGCCGCATGACCGCTCCGCCGGAGCTCAAGGCCATGGACGAGCGCATCGCCAAGCTGAAGATGGAGAAGGAATCCGCCATCGACGCCCAGGACTTCGAAGGTGCAGCTTCGCTCCGCGACAAGGAGCAGAAGATGATCTCCGAGCGCGCGGAGAAGGAGCGCAACTGGAAGTCCGGCGGCATGGACGACATCTCGGAAGTGGATGAGGATCTCATCGCCGAGGTGCTGGCCAACTCCACCGGCATCCCCGTCTTCAAGCTGACCGAGGAAGAATCCTCGCGCCTGCTCAAGATGGAAGAGGAACTGCACAAGCGGGTCGTCGGCCAGGACGAGGCCATCAAGGCGCTGTCCCAGGCCATCCGCCGCACCCGTGCAGGGCTCAAGGACCCCAAGCGCCCCGGTGGCTCGTTCATCTTCGCCGGCCCCACCGGCGTCGGCAAGACCGAGCTCGCCAAGGCACTCGCGGAGTTCCTGTTCGGTGAAGAGGACGCCCTCATCACCCTGGACATGTCCGAGTACTCCGAGAAGCACACCGTTTCGCGGCTCTTCGGTGCCCCTCCGGGCTACGTGGGCTACGAAGAGGGTGGCCAGCTGACCGAGAAGGTCCGCCGCCGTCCGTTCTCCGTGGTGCTGTTCGACGAAGTTGAGAAGGCCCACGCGGACCTCTTCAACTCGCTGCTGCAGATCCTGGAAGACGGCCGCCTGACCGACTCCCAGGGCCGCGTGGTGGACTTCAAGAACACCGTGATCATCATGACCACCAACCTGGGTACCCGGGACATCTCCAAGAGCGTCGCCACCGGCTTCCAGTCCGGCACCGACACGCAGACCGGTTACAACCGCATGCGTGCCCGCGTCACGGAGGAACTCAAGCAGCACTTCCGCCCCGAGTTCCTGAACCGTGTTGACGACGTCGTGGTGTTCCCGCAGCTCACCCAGGACGAGATCATCGAGATCGTGGACCTGTTCGTGACCCGCCTGGAGAAGCGCCTCAAGGACAAGGACATGGGCATCGAGCTCACCAAGGCCGCCAAGGTGCTCCTGGCAACCCGCGGCTACGATCCCGCCATGGGTGCCCGGCCGCTGCGCCGCACCATCCAGCGCGAGATCGAGGACCAGCTCTCCGAGAAGATCCTCTTCGGCGAGATCCACACCGGCGACATCGTCGTAGTGGATGTCGAAGGCGAAGGCGACGACGCGAAGTTCACCTTCGCCGGCAACGCCAAGCCGCGCATCCCGGAAATCGCCCCCAGCGTCTAA
- the dhaL gene encoding dihydroxyacetone kinase subunit DhaL encodes MVLDVNWAVKWLTLCAQAMAEHRVELIELDRAIGDSDHGENMDRGFQAVLAKLGESTPETPGAALKMTAMTLMSKVGGAAGPLYGTAFLRAATALGDSAEVDAAALAGALAAARDGIVARGKAESGDKTMVDAWTPAVDAARAAADGGSADVLGVLVAAAEAAEAGAVATDPMVARKGRASYLGERSAGHRDPGAVSSALILRAAVGAAA; translated from the coding sequence GTGGTCCTGGACGTCAACTGGGCCGTGAAGTGGCTGACGCTGTGTGCGCAGGCCATGGCTGAACACCGCGTTGAACTCATCGAACTGGACCGGGCCATCGGCGACTCGGACCACGGCGAGAACATGGACCGCGGGTTCCAGGCTGTCCTGGCCAAGCTCGGCGAATCAACACCGGAGACGCCCGGCGCCGCGTTGAAGATGACCGCCATGACGCTGATGTCCAAGGTGGGCGGTGCCGCAGGACCCCTCTACGGCACAGCCTTCCTTCGCGCCGCCACCGCACTCGGCGATTCCGCTGAGGTTGATGCAGCCGCACTGGCCGGGGCCCTTGCGGCTGCGCGGGACGGGATTGTGGCGCGCGGGAAGGCGGAGTCCGGGGACAAGACCATGGTGGACGCCTGGACTCCGGCCGTCGACGCTGCCCGGGCGGCAGCTGACGGCGGCAGCGCGGATGTCCTGGGTGTCCTGGTGGCGGCCGCCGAGGCAGCGGAGGCAGGGGCCGTGGCAACCGATCCGATGGTCGCGCGGAAAGGCCGGGCCAGCTACCTGGGCGAACGCAGCGCCGGCCACCGGGACCCCGGCGCAGTGTCCAGCGCGCTGATCCTGCGCGCAGCCGTTGGGGCGGCTGCGTGA
- a CDS encoding S9 family peptidase — MANQNPAIPDEQPLTPFHDLDHYLSIPRVSGLALSPDGSRLVTTVSTLNGKGTEFASALWELDPAGQKHARRITRSAKGEAGAAFAVNGDVYFTSARPDPDSPDEDPVSALWLLPADGGEARVVLSRPGGVSRVITAKGADAAFVTAEVLAGSADEEDDAERRKSRKDRKVSAILHSEYPVRYWDADLGPGQPRIFAVEAGKTEGAGKPTTVDATAPLVLRNLTPDAGPRLREAESVVSPDGKTIYSGYTRPLAKADSRSILVAVDVASGSLKVLLDQEGMNYFPGPVSPDGRTLVVVSESDSTPRQAPEIKMHLLDVSGQAEEDGAGLQPLAHDWDRWPKPAAWLPDGSGLLVTADDDGASPVFRVSVPSAAAEVGVTRVTQDAAAYSDVVISPEGRSAYALRSSYEFPAEAVRIDLATGETTRLPAPADRPAFPGRLERIAATAADGSRVPAYLALPEGASADQPAPLLLWIHGGPLGSWNAWTWRWNPWLLTAKGYAVLLPDPALSTGYGQSYIQRGWGSWGKAPFTDLMAVTDAAVERPDIDQTRTAAMGGSFGGYMANWVAGNTDRFKAVVTHASLWALDQFGPTTDASQYWLKEMTEEMAMENSPHLHAENISTPMLVIHGDKDYRVPIGEGLRLWYELLSKSKLAADQDGQTAHRFLYFPDENHWVLQPQHAKVWYQVVEWFLAKNVLGQDLDLPAELGL, encoded by the coding sequence ATGGCTAATCAGAATCCGGCGATCCCGGACGAGCAACCACTGACCCCTTTCCACGACCTCGACCATTACCTGTCCATCCCGCGGGTAAGCGGCCTGGCCCTGAGCCCGGACGGCTCGCGCCTGGTGACCACGGTGAGCACCTTGAACGGCAAGGGCACCGAATTCGCCAGCGCCCTGTGGGAGCTGGACCCGGCCGGGCAGAAGCACGCCCGGCGCATCACCCGCAGCGCCAAGGGCGAGGCCGGCGCCGCCTTCGCGGTCAACGGGGACGTCTACTTCACATCAGCCCGTCCCGATCCGGACAGCCCGGACGAGGATCCAGTGAGCGCGCTGTGGCTGCTGCCGGCTGACGGCGGTGAAGCGCGCGTGGTCCTCAGCCGGCCAGGCGGCGTCAGTAGGGTGATCACCGCCAAGGGCGCAGATGCTGCGTTTGTGACCGCCGAGGTCCTGGCGGGCTCAGCCGATGAGGAGGACGATGCCGAACGGCGCAAGTCCCGCAAGGACAGGAAGGTCTCGGCCATCCTGCACAGCGAGTATCCGGTCCGGTACTGGGACGCAGACCTGGGACCGGGCCAGCCACGGATCTTCGCGGTGGAAGCGGGTAAAACCGAAGGAGCCGGCAAGCCAACAACGGTTGACGCCACCGCTCCCTTGGTCCTGCGCAACCTCACGCCCGACGCCGGCCCGCGGCTTCGGGAGGCGGAGAGTGTGGTCAGCCCCGACGGGAAGACCATCTACAGCGGCTACACCAGGCCCCTTGCCAAGGCAGACAGCCGGTCCATCCTGGTGGCCGTGGATGTGGCGTCCGGCAGCCTGAAAGTGCTGCTGGACCAGGAGGGCATGAACTACTTCCCAGGCCCGGTCAGCCCCGATGGGCGCACGCTCGTGGTGGTCAGCGAGAGCGATTCCACCCCGCGGCAGGCCCCCGAGATCAAGATGCACCTGCTCGACGTCTCCGGCCAGGCGGAGGAGGATGGCGCCGGCCTCCAGCCTTTGGCACACGACTGGGACCGCTGGCCCAAGCCTGCCGCGTGGCTTCCGGACGGCTCGGGCCTCCTGGTAACAGCGGATGACGACGGCGCGTCGCCGGTCTTCCGGGTCAGCGTTCCGTCGGCTGCGGCTGAAGTGGGCGTCACCCGGGTGACGCAGGACGCTGCGGCCTACTCCGACGTCGTCATTTCGCCGGAGGGGCGCAGCGCCTACGCCCTGCGCAGCTCGTACGAGTTTCCTGCCGAGGCCGTGCGGATCGACCTGGCCACTGGGGAAACCACCCGCCTGCCTGCTCCAGCTGACCGGCCGGCCTTCCCGGGCCGGCTGGAGCGCATCGCCGCAACCGCTGCCGACGGCTCGCGCGTGCCCGCCTACCTCGCCCTCCCGGAAGGTGCTTCCGCGGACCAACCGGCACCGCTGCTCCTGTGGATCCACGGCGGTCCGTTGGGGTCCTGGAACGCGTGGACATGGCGGTGGAACCCGTGGCTCCTCACGGCGAAGGGGTATGCCGTGCTGTTGCCTGATCCGGCGCTGTCCACCGGCTACGGGCAGTCGTACATCCAGCGCGGCTGGGGATCCTGGGGTAAGGCGCCCTTCACGGATCTCATGGCAGTGACGGATGCCGCCGTGGAGCGGCCGGACATCGACCAGACCCGGACCGCGGCGATGGGCGGTTCCTTCGGCGGCTACATGGCCAACTGGGTGGCGGGCAACACGGACCGGTTCAAGGCGGTTGTTACCCACGCCAGCCTCTGGGCCCTGGACCAGTTCGGGCCGACCACCGACGCATCCCAATACTGGCTGAAGGAAATGACCGAGGAGATGGCGATGGAGAATTCGCCGCACCTCCACGCGGAAAACATCAGCACCCCCATGCTGGTAATCCACGGCGACAAGGACTACCGGGTGCCCATCGGCGAAGGCCTGCGGCTCTGGTACGAACTGCTGTCCAAGTCAAAGCTGGCGGCGGACCAGGACGGGCAGACGGCGCACCGGTTCCTCTACTTCCCGGACGAGAACCACTGGGTCCTCCAGCCACAGCACGCCAAGGTCTGGTACCAGGTGGTGGAGTGGTTCCTGGCCAAGAACGTCCTGGGCCAGGACCTCGACCTGCCGGCGGAACTCGGCCTCTAA
- a CDS encoding amino-acid N-acetyltransferase, with product MTDSFHIRPARTSDVPAIKRLVAPLAEERILMAKETVAYYESLQEFRIAESSDGEMIGCGALHVMWEDLAEIRTLAASGEWRGKGVGHVLVESLLEEAKALGVSRVFCLTFEVDFFKRHGFEVMADQSAVDPEVYSELLRSHDEGVAEFLDLARVKPNTLGNTRMIRAL from the coding sequence GTGACCGACTCCTTCCACATCCGCCCAGCACGCACCAGTGACGTCCCTGCCATCAAGAGGCTGGTGGCGCCCCTGGCCGAGGAGCGCATCCTGATGGCGAAGGAGACGGTGGCCTATTACGAGAGCCTCCAGGAGTTCCGCATCGCCGAGTCCAGCGACGGCGAAATGATCGGCTGCGGAGCGCTGCATGTCATGTGGGAGGACCTGGCCGAAATCCGCACCCTTGCAGCGTCGGGGGAGTGGCGCGGCAAAGGGGTGGGGCATGTCCTGGTGGAGAGCCTGCTGGAGGAAGCCAAGGCCCTGGGAGTGTCCCGCGTCTTCTGCCTCACCTTCGAGGTGGATTTCTTCAAGCGCCATGGCTTCGAAGTGATGGCAGACCAGTCAGCGGTGGATCCGGAAGTCTATTCGGAGCTCCTGCGCTCCCACGACGAGGGCGTGGCGGAATTCCTGGACCTGGCACGCGTCAAGCCCAACACCTTGGGCAACACCCGGATGATCCGCGCCCTCTAA
- the dhaK gene encoding dihydroxyacetone kinase subunit DhaK: MKKLINDPKSVVQEAVQGFGLAHAALVAVSEDPIYITRKDAPVAGKVGLVSGGGSGHEPLHAGYVGQGMLDAAVPGAVFTSPTPDQILPATLAVNSGAGVVHIVKNYTGDVLNFETAAELAEAEGVSVRTVLVNDDVAVEDSLYTAGRRGVGGTVLVEKIAGAAAERGDDLDAVAAIGERVNANVRTMGVALSACTVPHAGTPSFDLAEDEIEIGIGIHGEPGRHRIPMETADNITNRLLEPVLADLKISSGDKVLLFVNGMGGTPLSELYIVYRRAVQVLGDAGATVERSLVGNYITALEMQGCSISVLRLDDEMTELWDAPVHTPALRWGV, from the coding sequence ATGAAGAAACTCATCAACGATCCAAAATCCGTTGTCCAGGAAGCTGTCCAGGGCTTTGGCCTGGCGCATGCCGCACTGGTCGCAGTCAGCGAAGACCCCATCTACATCACGCGCAAGGACGCGCCTGTGGCTGGCAAGGTGGGGCTGGTTTCCGGCGGCGGCAGCGGACACGAGCCGCTGCACGCCGGTTACGTGGGGCAGGGAATGCTCGACGCCGCGGTGCCGGGGGCGGTGTTCACCTCACCTACGCCGGACCAGATCCTTCCCGCCACCCTCGCGGTGAACTCAGGTGCCGGCGTCGTACACATCGTCAAGAACTACACCGGCGACGTCCTGAATTTCGAGACGGCTGCCGAACTGGCTGAGGCCGAAGGCGTCAGCGTCCGCACCGTCCTGGTCAATGACGACGTGGCGGTGGAGGACTCGCTGTACACCGCAGGCCGCCGTGGTGTGGGCGGCACCGTGCTGGTGGAGAAGATTGCGGGCGCCGCCGCCGAACGCGGTGACGACCTCGACGCGGTGGCCGCCATCGGCGAACGGGTAAACGCCAACGTCAGGACCATGGGCGTAGCGCTGTCCGCCTGCACCGTCCCGCACGCCGGCACACCCAGTTTCGACCTCGCCGAGGATGAAATCGAGATCGGCATCGGCATCCATGGTGAGCCGGGCAGGCACCGGATTCCCATGGAGACCGCGGACAACATCACAAACCGCCTGCTGGAGCCCGTCCTGGCCGACCTCAAGATCAGCTCCGGGGACAAGGTGCTGCTCTTTGTGAACGGCATGGGCGGCACTCCGCTGAGCGAGCTGTACATCGTGTACCGGCGGGCAGTGCAGGTACTCGGAGATGCCGGCGCCACGGTGGAACGCTCGCTGGTGGGCAACTACATCACGGCCCTTGAGATGCAGGGCTGCTCCATCTCGGTCCTGCGGCTTGATGACGAGATGACGGAACTCTGGGACGCGCCCGTGCACACCCCCGCGCTGCGCTGGGGCGTGTAA
- a CDS encoding A/G-specific adenine glycosylase: MELLHRRINDWFAGIARDLPWREPDCSPWGVLVSEIMLQQTPVVRVLPVWYEWLKRWPTPAGLAGEPAGEAVRSWGRLGYPRRALRLHAAATAIVQEHGGRVPGTYAELLALPGVGSYTAAAVAAFAYGRRETVVDTNIRRVHARLISGTALPAPALTAAEMRLAAALLPDDDETSVRWNAAVMELGALVCTARAPKCADCPVRDSCAWLAAGEPPPSYVPKGQAWHGTDRQVRGAVLAVLRLADAPVPPDMFHREPADLGYAPVGIGMPLAALHRLNSAPEQLDRALAGLLADGLAEMHDGGFRLPA; the protein is encoded by the coding sequence CTGGAGCTGCTGCACCGGCGGATCAACGACTGGTTCGCCGGCATTGCCCGTGACCTGCCGTGGCGGGAACCCGACTGCTCCCCCTGGGGCGTGCTGGTCAGCGAGATCATGCTGCAGCAGACCCCCGTGGTCCGGGTGCTGCCCGTCTGGTACGAATGGCTCAAGCGTTGGCCCACTCCCGCCGGCCTGGCAGGTGAACCGGCAGGCGAAGCTGTCCGTTCCTGGGGCAGGCTGGGCTACCCCCGGAGGGCCCTGAGACTGCACGCCGCGGCAACGGCCATCGTGCAGGAACACGGCGGCAGGGTCCCGGGCACTTATGCGGAACTGCTGGCCCTTCCCGGCGTGGGCAGCTACACCGCCGCGGCGGTGGCGGCCTTCGCCTATGGCCGTCGGGAAACGGTGGTGGATACCAATATCCGCAGGGTGCACGCACGGCTCATCTCCGGCACGGCGCTGCCCGCCCCGGCCCTAACGGCGGCGGAAATGCGCCTGGCTGCCGCCCTGCTGCCGGACGACGACGAAACCTCCGTGCGCTGGAACGCCGCGGTCATGGAGCTGGGGGCGCTGGTGTGCACGGCCCGCGCACCCAAATGCGCCGACTGTCCCGTGAGAGACTCCTGCGCCTGGCTCGCCGCCGGTGAGCCCCCGCCGTCGTACGTTCCCAAGGGCCAGGCGTGGCACGGCACCGACCGCCAGGTCCGCGGCGCCGTGCTGGCCGTGCTGCGGCTGGCGGACGCACCCGTGCCCCCGGACATGTTCCACCGCGAACCCGCCGATCTTGGCTACGCGCCAGTGGGGATCGGCATGCCCCTGGCCGCCCTGCACCGGCTCAACTCCGCCCCCGAGCAACTGGACCGGGCGCTGGCAGGGCTGCTGGCGGACGGACTGGCGGAGATGCACGACGGCGGCTTCCGGCTACCAGCCTAA
- the dhaM gene encoding dihydroxyacetone kinase phosphoryl donor subunit DhaM, translated as MTVSIVVVSHSEKIADGAVELAAQMAPDVMILPAGGTDDGRIGTSLEKVLAALEQVSDRGGGQAGGDGTAADGTVVITDLGSAVMTAESALEFLENPAGVLLADAPLVEGLVAAAVAAQGGADVQAVRKAAEAAGGPAQPAGSAASGAVEPVTSAAPDSTGDFELVNQAGMHARPAAKVAGGLASLDAEVTINGVDGASMTGLMTLGAGKGTVLHVEAWGHDAERAVEYVGGLVEAGFGEP; from the coding sequence GTGACCGTCAGCATCGTTGTGGTGTCCCATAGCGAAAAAATTGCCGACGGCGCCGTGGAGCTTGCCGCCCAAATGGCGCCGGACGTGATGATCCTGCCCGCCGGCGGCACCGACGACGGCAGGATCGGTACCAGCCTGGAGAAGGTCCTCGCAGCCTTGGAGCAGGTCAGCGATCGAGGTGGCGGGCAGGCTGGCGGGGACGGTACTGCTGCCGATGGCACCGTGGTCATTACGGACCTGGGGTCGGCAGTGATGACCGCGGAATCGGCCCTGGAGTTCCTGGAAAATCCGGCCGGCGTCCTGCTCGCCGACGCGCCGCTGGTGGAAGGTTTGGTAGCCGCCGCCGTCGCTGCCCAGGGTGGAGCTGACGTGCAGGCGGTACGGAAGGCGGCTGAAGCTGCAGGCGGCCCGGCGCAACCGGCTGGATCGGCTGCTTCCGGGGCGGTGGAGCCGGTCACCAGCGCCGCGCCTGACAGCACCGGGGACTTTGAACTGGTCAACCAGGCAGGCATGCACGCACGGCCTGCCGCGAAGGTGGCCGGGGGGCTGGCTTCCCTGGATGCCGAGGTCACCATCAACGGCGTGGATGGTGCGTCCATGACCGGGCTGATGACCCTGGGCGCCGGTAAAGGCACCGTGCTGCACGTGGAAGCGTGGGGCCACGATGCGGAACGTGCCGTGGAGTATGTGGGCGGCCTGGTAGAGGCAGGCTTCGGCGAGCCCTGA
- a CDS encoding histone-like nucleoid-structuring protein Lsr2, producing MAQKVNIILVDDLDGGSADENVKFGLDGANYEIDLSAANAAELRSSLERFINAARKASGGRGQRATKASTGGRSHDSAQIRQWARDNGYTVNSRGRIQAEIQEAYQKANS from the coding sequence ATGGCACAGAAAGTAAACATCATCCTCGTTGATGATCTGGATGGGGGATCCGCAGACGAGAATGTTAAGTTCGGCCTCGACGGGGCCAACTACGAGATTGACCTGTCGGCAGCCAATGCCGCTGAACTTCGGTCTTCGTTGGAGAGGTTCATCAACGCTGCGCGCAAGGCGTCCGGAGGCCGCGGCCAGCGGGCCACCAAGGCGTCCACCGGGGGCCGCAGCCACGATTCAGCACAAATCCGGCAATGGGCACGTGATAACGGCTACACGGTTAACAGCCGCGGCCGAATTCAGGCCGAAATCCAGGAAGCCTACCAAAAGGCAAATTCCTAG
- the lysS gene encoding lysine--tRNA ligase, with amino-acid sequence MIVTSQNTPAPKNAPEPVDASEQMRIRMEKRAKLLERGTEAYPVGVERTHSLSEIREKYAHLEADDTTGDIVGVTGRVVFVRNTGKLCFATLQEGGTDGKGTRLQAMLSLANIGEEALADWKALVDLGDHVFIKGEVISSRRGELSIMADSWSMASKALRPLPVLHADLNEETRVRQRYVDLMVRDEAREMVYTRAAITRSIRETLFRHRYVEVETPILQLVHGGALARPFETHMNAFDQKMTLRIATELYLKRAVVGGIDRVYDMGRVFRNEGVDSTHSPEFTTLECYEAWADQFVMAQRIKEIILDAADAVGAGRVLQTEAGEINLDGDWAWLPVYPGLSDAVGQEITPDTPVEVLRELAAKHDVKVDPKWDAEKLVVELFGEIVEPTLLNPTFVYDYPPSAQPLARPHREDGRLIEAWDLIIGGMERGTAFSELIDPVIQRERLTEQSMHAAAGDVEAMQLDEDFLRALEYGAPPMGGIGLGIDRLVMLFTGAGIRETILFPLLKPEGH; translated from the coding sequence ATGATTGTGACTTCCCAAAACACCCCCGCGCCCAAGAATGCCCCAGAGCCCGTCGATGCCAGCGAGCAGATGCGGATCCGCATGGAAAAGCGCGCCAAACTCCTTGAGCGCGGCACGGAGGCATACCCCGTGGGAGTGGAACGCACGCACTCGCTTTCCGAGATCCGGGAAAAGTACGCCCACCTTGAGGCGGACGACACCACCGGCGACATCGTCGGCGTCACCGGCCGCGTGGTCTTTGTCCGCAACACCGGCAAGCTCTGCTTCGCCACCCTGCAGGAAGGCGGCACCGACGGCAAGGGAACGCGCCTGCAGGCGATGCTGAGCCTGGCCAACATCGGCGAGGAAGCGCTCGCCGACTGGAAGGCCCTGGTTGACCTGGGCGACCACGTGTTCATCAAGGGCGAGGTCATTTCGTCCCGCCGCGGCGAGTTGTCCATCATGGCGGATTCCTGGTCCATGGCCTCCAAGGCCCTGCGCCCGCTGCCGGTGCTGCACGCGGACCTGAACGAGGAAACCCGCGTCCGCCAGCGCTACGTTGACCTGATGGTCCGCGACGAGGCCCGCGAGATGGTCTACACGCGCGCTGCCATTACCCGTTCCATCCGCGAAACGCTGTTCCGGCACCGCTACGTGGAAGTGGAGACGCCCATCCTGCAGCTGGTCCACGGCGGTGCCCTGGCGCGGCCGTTCGAGACCCACATGAACGCCTTCGACCAGAAGATGACCCTGCGCATCGCCACCGAGCTGTACCTCAAGCGTGCAGTGGTAGGCGGCATCGACCGCGTCTACGACATGGGCCGCGTGTTCCGCAACGAGGGAGTTGACTCCACCCACAGCCCCGAGTTCACCACGCTCGAATGCTACGAAGCCTGGGCGGACCAGTTCGTCATGGCGCAGCGGATCAAGGAGATCATCCTTGACGCCGCCGACGCCGTGGGTGCCGGGCGCGTCCTTCAGACCGAGGCGGGGGAGATCAACCTCGACGGCGACTGGGCCTGGCTGCCCGTCTACCCCGGGCTTTCCGACGCCGTTGGGCAGGAGATCACCCCGGACACCCCGGTTGAGGTGCTGCGGGAGCTTGCCGCGAAGCACGACGTCAAGGTGGACCCCAAGTGGGACGCCGAGAAGCTGGTGGTGGAGCTCTTCGGCGAAATCGTCGAGCCCACCCTGCTGAACCCCACCTTTGTCTACGACTACCCGCCCTCCGCGCAGCCGCTGGCCCGCCCGCACCGCGAGGACGGCCGGCTCATCGAGGCCTGGGACCTGATCATCGGCGGCATGGAGCGCGGCACCGCGTTCTCCGAGCTGATCGACCCCGTCATCCAGCGTGAGCGGCTCACCGAGCAGTCCATGCACGCTGCCGCCGGCGACGTCGAAGCCATGCAGCTTGACGAGGACTTCCTGCGCGCCCTCGAATACGGTGCTCCCCCCATGGGTGGCATTGGCCTGGGCATCGACCGGCTGGTGATGCTCTTCACCGGTGCCGGTATCCGCGAAACCATCCTGTTCCCCCTGCTGAAGCCCGAAGGGCACTGA